In the genome of Zootoca vivipara chromosome 6, rZooViv1.1, whole genome shotgun sequence, the window AAGCAAGTTCAAGAGGCAACCAAGGTGCAAATATAATCAAGAGTTTTGATCTGCGTGCCAGCAGCTTCTCCCCTTAAGACATGAGCTATGACAAGTTAAAGAGATTCCATAGCACTACAAAGAAGATATTTATATTCTATCAGAAAAGACAAGGAAAATAGAAATAATGAAGTATGATATTTGCATATTTATTGGCACAAAGGTAAGGATGCAACTAAAAACTAAGAAAGTAGTCCGATTTTTTTGGTGTTTAGAGGCTCCTCATAATCAGAGGCACTAAACTGTACCTTGCTTCTCGTTCTAGCAGTTCAGATGTACTTGCTTTTTAGGACTAAGGAAGAGTGATTACAGCTGACTTGTAAATTGTGTCCTTTGGTTGCAACCGGCCTACCCCATTTCAGCCTATGATAGAGAAATATATCAAGATCCACTGCTGTAGGCCGACCTGTCCTGACTTCTGAATGCAGGAACATTCTTCAGCTTCCTGGGTGGCTTCAGCTTCTGGGAGtcttagttaataataataataataataataataataataataataataataataataataaattatttataccccacccatctggctgggtttccccagccactctgggtgcttccaaccaaatattaaaaacattacagcatcaaatattaaaaacttccctaaatagggccgccttcagttgtcttctaaaagtaaaatagttgcttattgccttgacatctgctgggagggcgttccacagggcgggtgccactactgagaaggccctctgtctggttccctgtaacctcacttcttgcaatgagggaaccgccagaaggcccttggtactggatctcagtgtccgggctgaatgatgggggtggagatgctccttcaggtatacaggactgaggccgtttagggctttaaaggtcagtagtTCTGCTTTGTCTTTTTGCTTCTCTTGATGAAGGACTGAATCCGTGTTGTTATTTTTCCAGGCTGTTCCATTCCACATTGCCATCCCAGGGAATTTCACTCAGTTCCGCAAGATTACAATTGTGGGGAATGTGCCTATTCACTCGAACAGGTGCGTTTGCAGAGAGGGCAATACTATACACCAACTTCCTACATTCAATTATCATATGAAGTTGAAGCCAATCAGAAAGTATCTGTCAAATTATGTCTGCAGGTTCCAGAGATACAACCAATCTAATTCGCTTCCCTATCACTTTTGAATCCTATTTTGCTGCCTTCTTATTAAGTTTGCCTTCGCTGTGTGtagtttttttccaaaatatttctttctttcagagtAATTTTCTTTCTCAATTGGCAGTGACGTTGTTTGGGAACGACACGCAAGTGTCATGAAGGGTGGCTGATTTCATAACACATGCAGCAGAAGCTAGGTCAACATGTGTGCAGGTTTGCTTTTCTGCAAATGAGGACaataaagagagccagtgtggtgagcACTGTGGTTCAGCTGGagagttcaaatccttgctcagccatgaagctccctggatgAGGTTGAGCCAGAGACTCGTAGGCTTATTGTGAGGGTAAGGCAAAGTAATCTTCAAAGATGCAACCCTGAGTATATTGGGAGAAAGGGGTGGTACCAGTGTGGTAATACAAATCTGATCCAGGGCAGACAGGTCTAAAAAGATCGAGGGCTTATTCAGACTTCCTGTTACATTGTGCTTTTCAGGCACAGATCTgggatttaaagctctgtgtcagagtgatgttggtttttctttttttaatcccagTGCTTCCCCTGGAAAAATCcgcattttactgctgaatcagagcaaataacCATCTGCAGAAAACTTGATTGCTGTAATCAGCAGTAAAGCACAGGTCTCCCTATGGAAACCACCGGGACAAAAAAGAAAACCTGCTTGGACACAAAGCTTTAAATCCCAGACCCGTGCCTAGAAATGTGAGCATAAAAGGTAGTCTGGATGAGCCATAAGTGAAATAAAAGCCAGACCAAGAGGTTTAGGGCAAGCAGATGAAAAAGTGAATTATTTAAGAAggctgtagaacaggcacccccaaactgcggccctccagatttttggcctacaactcccatgatccctagctaacaggaccagtggtcggggaagatgggaattgtagtccaaaacatctggagggccaaagtttggggatgcctgctgtagaacaaGAAGCAGAGAAAGGCAGGCTCAAGAAGAATGTCTCTCAGGTAAGTATTCTCAAATACCCAtttgttttgtgtatttttttaaaagaaagtacaAGTTGTAAATACTGTAGTCATTTACCCAGTCACTTCTGAGAGAATCCTCAAGGCTACGGCATTGTTACATTGTTACAAAAAGTATCAAAATAAGTTTTTCTTTCAGGCCACATGCAACTAACAGATACTAcgcatatttactcagaactaaATCCCAGTGAGTTCAATGCAGCCCACTCCAAGTTAAGTGTACAGAAGATGATAGCATTAGATATTTATACTGGGAACAGCCAGGCTAGTAAACATTTTTAGTGGACACGTAACTTTATTTGCAAAGTCGTGAAGAAGTTATTTATTCCACCCATTTTATAAGTTCTTGTAGGCAGGGGTTACATTTCCAGGTGTGCATGAAATTGTATATAGTGGGGAACACTATCTAAAAAACCAAACTCCGCCAAGAATCTGCCAAACTCCATCACAATTGCTgcctccaaacctcctttctcaaactcccAACTCTCCACAGCCCTCAAAGGTCTGTGCAAAGGCTCCTTGATTGCTAGCCATTTCCCTGCTCTTTTTGTGTCGTTTTTGCAGTTTTTCTGCTCTTCTTAGGCTGTTTTTGCCCTTtaaattgatttatttatatcccggcAATGCGCATATATGCAGTCGTCCATAAGTGGGGAAACTTCTGTATTGCTTCCACTGCATTAAATTggccaaggatgtcagggagacTTGGTTCTCTAAGATCTATGCTGGGTTGAAAGTCGTGTTGTATCATTTTGGAGACCCCAGGAATATGCATTGTTGCCCTCCTTCCTCCCAGATTCCATGTGAACCTGAAAAACACAATGAGCGGCAACATCGCCCTGCACATCAACCCCCGACTGAAGGAGGGAGCAGTAGTCCGGAACACCTTCATCCATGGCAGTTGGGGCTCTGAGGAGAGGCACTTGGCTGCCATGCCTTTCTCCCCTGGCCAGGCCTTCCATGTAAGAAATACCTTTGGGGGAAAGCATTTGCACTGGTTTACATTTCAGATCTTTGTCAGAAGGCACACCTCATCAGCAATACCAACTTAGGTTGCAACAGTTACACAGAAGCTTCTGACATTCTGTGGCAGGTACTAGTTGCCACAGCTGATCTTGGAAATACCCTTCCAACACTCTCCTTGCCCCCTGCCCTTTTAGCAGAGAGGAATTGGCACTTACTCCTGCTCTTCATGTGCAGGTGGGAACACATGAAGAAGGACCATGTGtacctttggcctgatcaagGAAAGCAGTGTTTATACTGTATTCCTATAGCCATTTTACTGGCTTATACTTGCCTTTCCACATCAGACCATCAATTCCAGCATTCTGTCTCAAAAATGCCTTTTAAGCAGCTATGAAGGGAGATATTGCCCCCTCCCCAGATTAGCCTAATGGGGACTAAGGGGCTGGACTTTTCTTGGGACCAGAGGCCCAGAGAGCGCTCTACTTTTAGAAAGTAGTGCTATACATCTGACAGAATTCTTGGCACTCTCAACAAACTGCTTCCTTTTAGGAAATCATTAAACTGGTataaaattagggttgccatacgcccagaatttcccagacatagccgggattcgGCAGTCAGAAACAGTGCCCGGGTGGAAATCACTGTGATGTCtgtgaaaatctggatgtatagcaacccatgtcggaagtgattctgcaaaaacaaacaaacaaacaaaaaacccctcaacaacagtatggcaaccctaataaagTTGATATAATGAATAAAACCTGCTCCATGCCTCTTGTGCGTGGATTAGTATGGTTTGAAAACTCAGAATAAAACATTTCTTACTTTCTACCACTAGATGGAGATCACCAACCTAAAGACTAACTACCAGGTGACTGTGAATGGAATTGTGATATTCAATTATACTCATCGGATCCCTTCAGGACAGGTGGACCACCTGGAAATAGCTGGGGATGTGACCCTCTCCTGTGTCCAGTACTGACGAGTCTCTGTTCTTCTTACACAACAGTTTAAATAAACTATattgaaagagaaaagcaaatacatttttgtaGTGCCTTTCCCCCCTGTGGATCAGCGCTGCTTCAAACCACGTCAGGCATACCTGACCTGCAAGGCTAATGCTCACTATTATGGCTTCCCTACAAGGAACCTTGGGAATTATAGTATGAAAGGATCACTTGCAGAAAAAAATGTGGTACCCTGTGGGTAGGGAAGCCATATTTGTGAAATCTGTTAAACCTTTTTTCTGGTACTGATGCAAATATACAGGTGTTGAATAAAGATGTTGAATGGAGATTTTACTAACTGGACAGCAGATAGAATTTTTTGTCTCAAATTCAGATAATCATTTACTTCTTCCTTTGTACCCTTAATCACACTTTGCAGTTATGTAAATTATGCTCATATGCCTCCTTGATGAAAAAATAAATGCCAATGAAGATAGATGGAATACTTGAAACTGCAGCATTCAATGATATTCTGTATAGTTGTGCTATTTTTGTCTGAGCAGAATCCATAACCACCTGCAAAAGAAAGTATGAAGTAACAAAACAAGCTCACACAATTAATGCAAGGTGTAACACAACTCTCTCACTGAATTCCACAAatactcagccttctgtatccaGAGGATTGTGTTTTATAAAGACACAACTAATTTCAAACCAGTCCCGTTCCACCACCATCATCATGGATCACAAGCTtttacagggtgagtcttttaaaagaggccccgtggaacatatgtactctgtatccacggggcctcttttaaaggagcCACCCTGTACTAGTCACTTGTTTAATCACCTAcatcaggagtccccaaactaaggcccgggggccagatgcagcccaattgccttctaaatccggcacgtggacggtccaggaatcggcatgtttttacatgagtagaacgtgtccttttatttaaaatgcatctctggcttatttgtggggcataggaattcgttcatttcccccccaaaatacagtccagccctccacaaggtctgagggacagtggaccggccccctgctgaaaaagtttgctgacccctgacctacatTAAATATGTCTGTAGGTGGGCAGGCTTTACCTCTCTTTCTCAGACTATTCACATGTCACAAATGAACAGAGGTATGTGTGGACAGGCAGACTAGGTTTTTTCATTACATGAAATGGAAGCTTTTAAGATGTTGGTGCGAGTATAAATATGGTAAGCATTAGCTTTAAAAATTCAATATACCTTGAAGCGCAACAAAAGATTTATCAAGAGCAGTTTAATTTTCTTTGACTCTACCATGCTGGACTATTTAGGCAAGATTATTACAGGATATACAAGTGTGATTGAAACACTAGGCATCAAAAGTTTTGAGTCAAAAGCTTCTATTCCAGTTTCTTATTGCACCTTATGGCCAGGGTTGCAgcagtctctctgtctctcaacaCCTTTAGCTGCCTGCAAAAAGCAGTTAATTGGCTAGCTATTGTTCTAGAACCAGTTAGGTGTTTACTGGAGGTAGCTCTATCTGGATATCAGGCAGCAGGTTGCAGCTGGTGATGATGTCTATCTTTTCTGCAACAGCACGCAAGTCCTCCAGGACAAGCCGGATGTTGTGTGATGCGCTGATGATGCCATTTTGGGAGTTACTGAGCTGTCCAGTTATGGCCCCAATCTCCTTGATAGCAGTCTGGTACACTTGCTTGACGGTGCTGCTGACATCGTAGTACAAGCGGGCATTACTCTCGATCAGCTTCTGCTGTAGCAAAGTGCTATAGCGGCCGCGATGTCTGATACGAAGGGCAGGCTTCTCTTCAACCGCTGTGGAGGACCCCAGATCCTCATTCCTGAAAACTATCAGTGGAGGCAAGTCCGTGCTGATCAATTTAGGCTCTGCTTTTGGCCTACAGGGGCTAGCATCTTCCTCCTCATCTGTTTCAGAGGCCTCCCCAGCAATTTTTACGCCGGAGAGGTTGGGACATGAAGCCTGGGGTATGGAGGACAGATAAACCTCTTCCTCTGAATCAGTCTCTGAGGCTTCTCCCTGAACAACAGTGTTGTACCTCTGGGTGGTCATTTTTGCATTAcctaaagaaacaaaagcaacttCAATTTTGAGAATTTGTGATGGAGATCAACCTACCAGGATAATCCCTAATATCCTATTATGGAGCAGTAATTAAGAATAGGATGTACAGACAGTGCTGTTGATGTGGGAGGTTGATGGGGTGGGGCTATACAAAAAATGAAGGAACTGCTCCACGAATCCTCCATGTCCAGAGACCAGTTCCATCTATGTACTGACAGAGGAGAGAACATAAGGGGTGGCTCCCTCCATCATCCCCTCTTTTGTCATCTCAGGGACAGCTGTCTAATCACTGTTTGAGACAGAGGTGAGAAACCTCAGACCTGGGAGGCAAACGTGCCCCTCCAAGCCTCTCACGTCAGTTTCACATCTtccttttgccaggctggaaggtgtcctcaaactctgattATGCCACTTTCACTCTGCCCACCATGTGGCTTCTGGAAGTTCGCCCAGAAACTTCCTCCATCCCCTCCACATTCACAATGTCAGCAGTCTTATAGCATACCATTACCCAATCCTCTCACATGGGTTACCCCAGGGTTGTTACTTTTAACACACCACCACAAACGAGCTTTGTGCAGCATTTGCTAATTTATATCTATTaaactgtttgcttttaaaagcctACTGTAACTACCACAGCAGCGAGATACCATACATCTCACTTAAATAGTTTTAAGTTGctctgggttgccttgggcacGATAAAGCAACTGACGaaatcaattaataataataataataataataataataataataatagcgagAAAGAATGTGGCCAGGCTACCTGTGTGACTGCTCAGTGTGTACTTAAGGTGCTAAATGCAGATAGGAAACGTCAACACCCCCCCcacttcatagaatcagagaactgtagagttggaaaggaacccaagggtcatctagtccagccccataACATGCAGGAGTCTTTAAACTGGATGCGTTGCCACCCCAGCTCAAGCAAAGGCGACCCCCTTGCAGAAACAGCCGCAAcaccccccatc includes:
- the BLOC1S3 gene encoding biogenesis of lysosome-related organelles complex 1 subunit 3 yields the protein MTTQRYNTVVQGEASETDSEEEVYLSSIPQASCPNLSGVKIAGEASETDEEEDASPCRPKAEPKLISTDLPPLIVFRNEDLGSSTAVEEKPALRIRHRGRYSTLLQQKLIESNARLYYDVSSTVKQVYQTAIKEIGAITGQLSNSQNGIISASHNIRLVLEDLRAVAEKIDIITSCNLLPDIQIELPPVNT